A window of the Myxococcales bacterium genome harbors these coding sequences:
- a CDS encoding trypsin-like peptidase domain-containing protein, with amino-acid sequence MNARSILIASLLVAGAAPARAGDPLVDLQHEFAAWTGAELVFERAGLPAGRWFERMPALERAARVDAARLLVAEARHYPRGWLGQRGLVSVGVFAGLASDAGDGFRPWDDDLGGYRYFGLWNGRDAIAAAYYTDGQLPLTFHHELFHHLDGVSGFADDDAAFAAAVAGAARYPALALAAADRAALATRAGAPLADAVGDYAGKSAGEDQAETARWLHSHLATGLWQAAAKPELAGSQRILHVLAEYAGAGAGGPDAAYLVDVALGRDPTARARSTFATAAVAAEQDLRDRIAPRGQYVVWGREEADGGNPTLRADVLRFATVATALGAQAAAERAPTRARAAAAARLRALLDGYRGYIAGRWRISPGTATTFDRAAAAIERALAAPAPAVAPTNPYLAKVDAAIADRAWRAAIRAVQPAVVKLGGGSGVNLAGVGLILTAAHVVDEVGREVTVRFPDGRAFAGVCTHLDADRDVALVALTGARELPVAHLAAAAPAAGDDVVVIGQPGTRTPDGDATGYQPWHVSVGTIRGFRTGSRTGEQHLGRTKHDAWTYWGHFGQSAVRSRRPRRRAAQQLGLRHRDASRGHVGGDRCVSRRQRRRRAVILATRSRVASARCW; translated from the coding sequence ATGAACGCCCGCTCCATCTTGATCGCGTCGCTCCTCGTCGCGGGCGCCGCGCCGGCCCGCGCCGGCGACCCGCTCGTCGACCTCCAGCACGAGTTCGCGGCCTGGACCGGCGCCGAGCTGGTGTTCGAGCGGGCCGGGCTGCCGGCCGGCCGCTGGTTCGAGCGGATGCCCGCGCTCGAGCGCGCCGCGCGCGTGGACGCGGCGCGCCTGCTGGTGGCTGAGGCCCGGCACTACCCGCGGGGGTGGCTCGGGCAGCGCGGGCTGGTGTCGGTCGGGGTGTTCGCCGGGCTGGCGTCGGACGCGGGCGACGGGTTCCGGCCCTGGGACGACGACCTCGGCGGGTATCGCTACTTCGGTCTGTGGAACGGCCGGGACGCGATCGCCGCGGCCTACTACACCGACGGGCAGCTGCCGCTGACCTTCCACCACGAGCTGTTCCACCACCTCGACGGCGTGAGCGGCTTCGCGGACGACGACGCGGCGTTCGCGGCCGCGGTCGCCGGCGCTGCCCGGTACCCGGCGCTGGCGCTCGCCGCCGCCGATCGCGCGGCGCTCGCGACCCGGGCCGGCGCGCCGCTGGCCGACGCGGTCGGTGACTACGCCGGCAAGAGCGCCGGCGAGGATCAGGCCGAGACCGCGCGCTGGTTGCACAGCCACCTGGCGACGGGGCTGTGGCAGGCCGCCGCCAAGCCCGAGCTGGCCGGCAGCCAGCGCATCCTGCATGTCCTGGCCGAGTACGCCGGCGCCGGCGCCGGCGGCCCCGACGCCGCGTACCTGGTCGACGTCGCGCTGGGGCGCGACCCGACCGCGCGCGCCCGGTCGACGTTCGCGACCGCGGCGGTCGCGGCCGAGCAGGACCTCCGCGATCGGATCGCCCCGCGCGGTCAGTACGTGGTGTGGGGGCGCGAGGAGGCCGACGGCGGCAACCCGACGCTGCGCGCCGACGTCCTGCGGTTCGCGACCGTGGCCACGGCGCTGGGCGCCCAGGCGGCGGCCGAGCGCGCGCCGACCCGCGCGCGCGCGGCGGCGGCGGCCCGGCTGCGCGCGCTGCTCGACGGCTACCGCGGCTACATCGCCGGCCGCTGGCGCATCTCGCCTGGCACCGCGACGACCTTCGACCGGGCCGCGGCGGCGATCGAGCGCGCCCTGGCCGCGCCGGCGCCGGCGGTCGCGCCGACCAACCCGTACCTGGCCAAGGTCGACGCCGCGATCGCCGACCGCGCCTGGCGCGCGGCCATCCGCGCGGTCCAGCCGGCGGTGGTCAAGCTCGGCGGCGGCTCGGGCGTGAACCTGGCCGGGGTCGGGCTGATCTTGACCGCGGCCCACGTGGTCGATGAGGTCGGCCGCGAGGTCACCGTCCGGTTTCCGGACGGTCGAGCGTTCGCGGGCGTGTGCACGCACCTCGACGCCGACCGCGACGTCGCGCTGGTGGCGCTGACCGGCGCCCGCGAGCTGCCGGTGGCGCACCTGGCCGCCGCCGCGCCCGCGGCCGGCGACGACGTCGTGGTGATCGGCCAGCCCGGCACCCGCACGCCCGACGGCGACGCCACCGGCTACCAGCCGTGGCACGTGTCGGTCGGGACGATCCGCGGCTTCCGGACCGGGAGCCGGACCGGTGAGCAACATCTGGGCCGGACCAAGCACGACGCCTGGACCTACTGGGGCCACTTCGGGCAGTCCGCTGTTCGATCGCGCCGGCCGCGTCGTCGCGCTGCACAACAGCTGGGACTCCGCCACCGCGATGCGTCACGCGGTCACGTGGGAGGCGATCGTTGCGTTTCTCGACGACAGCGGCGTCGCCGCGCGGTGATTTTGGCGACGCGATCGCGCGTTGCGAGCGCGCGGTGTTGGTAG
- a CDS encoding fructose-bisphosphate aldolase class I has product MTTHDLDSTARALVAPGKGILAADESAGTIKKRFDGIKLEATEENGRRYREMLFTTAGAAEHISGVILFDATIRQATAGGQRFVDLLTSQGIIPGIKVDAGVMDLPGCPGEKISAGADGLRKRLAQYRELGARFAKWRAVIDIAPGIPSALCLRANAEALAHYAACCQAEGIVPIVEPEVLMDGDHGLARCEDVTTETLHQVFDALYAYKVRLEGMLLKPNMVIAGAKCVHQDAADVIAEATLRCFRRTVPAAVPGIVFLSGGQADVTATANLDAINRRGPHPWPISFSYGRALQAASIATWAGQDANIAAGQAAYLHRAKMNGLAARGAWTQGAEG; this is encoded by the coding sequence ATGACGACGCACGATCTCGACTCCACCGCGCGCGCCCTGGTGGCGCCTGGCAAGGGCATCCTCGCTGCCGACGAGAGCGCCGGCACCATCAAGAAGCGCTTCGACGGCATCAAGCTGGAGGCGACCGAGGAGAACGGGCGGCGCTACCGCGAGATGCTGTTCACCACCGCCGGCGCGGCCGAGCACATCAGCGGCGTCATCCTGTTCGACGCCACGATCCGCCAGGCGACCGCGGGCGGGCAGCGCTTCGTCGATCTGCTCACCAGCCAGGGCATCATCCCCGGCATCAAGGTCGACGCCGGCGTGATGGACCTGCCGGGCTGCCCCGGCGAGAAGATCAGCGCCGGCGCCGACGGCCTGCGCAAGCGCCTGGCCCAGTACCGCGAGCTGGGCGCGCGCTTCGCCAAGTGGCGCGCGGTCATCGACATCGCGCCCGGCATCCCGTCGGCCTTGTGCCTGCGCGCCAACGCCGAGGCGCTGGCCCACTACGCCGCGTGCTGCCAGGCCGAGGGCATCGTGCCGATCGTCGAGCCCGAGGTGCTGATGGACGGCGATCACGGCCTGGCGCGCTGCGAGGACGTGACCACCGAGACCCTGCACCAGGTCTTCGACGCGCTCTACGCGTACAAGGTCCGGCTCGAGGGCATGCTGCTCAAGCCCAACATGGTCATCGCCGGCGCCAAGTGCGTGCACCAGGACGCGGCCGACGTGATCGCCGAGGCCACGCTGCGCTGCTTCCGCCGCACCGTGCCCGCCGCCGTGCCCGGCATCGTGTTCTTGTCGGGCGGCCAGGCCGACGTCACCGCCACCGCGAACCTCGACGCGATCAACCGCCGCGGCCCGCACCCCTGGCCGATCAGCTTCTCGTACGGCCGCGCGCTCCAGGCCGCGTCGATCGCGACCTGGGCCGGCCAGGACGCCAACATCGCCGCCGGCCAGGCCGCGTACCTGCACCGCGCCAAGATGAACGGGCTCGCCGCCCGTGGCGCGTGGACCCAGGGCGCCGAGGGCTGA